A single genomic interval of Mycolicibacterium alvei harbors:
- a CDS encoding IMP dehydrogenase translates to MAQIVEGISRTFNEFLLLPNKTSTECRADDVQLVAPLARHAVGQQSRLQLHAPFTSAIMQAVSSPQLAIALARHGGLSFLHHNRPIAEQVADIEAVKAFKAGFVVSDTNVQPETTLGKLWDAMVRTDHDTAAVTADGTAHGQLIGLISSRDFHPQRHDLKAPVTSRMVAIADLAVARSPITLTEANTILWEGRLDCLPVIGANDNRLQHLVFRSDYTDNKRHPHQLVDADKQLRVGAGVNTHDYRERVPALIAAGADALCLDSSDGYSEWQAHALDWVKTHYPDVVIGAGNVVDGQAFDYLADAGADFVKVGVGGGSICITRDQTGIGRGQATAVLDVAAARDAYAQRTGQYVPVCSDGGLQLDYHVALALAMGADFVMMGRYFARFDQAPGAKVPTAEGYVKEYWGEGSHRARNWQRYEQPGTGGLTFEEGVDGFVPYAGDLNDGLALTIAKIKATMTSCGATTLRQFHDNARLTLVSDQSFQEAHANIDIRTTRTNLN, encoded by the coding sequence GCCCAACAAGACGTCAACCGAATGTCGCGCTGATGACGTGCAACTCGTGGCACCGCTGGCGCGTCACGCCGTCGGGCAACAGTCGAGACTCCAACTGCATGCGCCGTTCACTTCCGCGATCATGCAGGCCGTCAGTTCGCCGCAGTTGGCGATCGCATTGGCCCGCCACGGCGGGCTGAGCTTTCTGCATCACAATCGCCCTATCGCCGAGCAGGTCGCCGATATCGAAGCGGTGAAGGCATTCAAGGCCGGCTTCGTCGTCAGCGACACCAACGTGCAACCCGAAACCACTCTGGGCAAGCTGTGGGATGCGATGGTGCGCACCGATCATGACACCGCTGCCGTCACCGCGGACGGCACCGCGCACGGCCAGCTGATCGGGTTGATCAGCTCCCGCGACTTTCATCCGCAGCGCCACGATCTCAAGGCGCCCGTGACCAGCCGCATGGTGGCAATTGCCGACCTTGCCGTCGCTAGATCGCCCATAACGCTGACTGAGGCCAACACCATACTCTGGGAGGGGCGCCTGGACTGCCTCCCCGTGATCGGCGCAAACGATAATAGACTGCAGCACTTGGTCTTTCGATCTGATTACACCGACAACAAGCGCCACCCCCATCAGTTGGTGGACGCCGATAAGCAGCTGCGGGTCGGTGCGGGGGTCAACACTCACGACTACCGAGAGCGGGTCCCTGCGCTCATCGCCGCGGGTGCTGACGCGTTGTGCCTGGACTCCTCCGACGGCTACAGCGAGTGGCAAGCCCACGCATTGGACTGGGTGAAAACCCACTATCCCGACGTAGTCATCGGCGCAGGCAACGTCGTCGACGGGCAAGCATTCGACTATCTAGCTGACGCTGGTGCCGACTTCGTCAAAGTCGGTGTTGGGGGTGGGTCGATCTGCATCACCCGTGACCAGACAGGTATCGGCCGCGGCCAAGCCACCGCTGTGCTTGATGTCGCGGCCGCTCGCGACGCCTACGCCCAGCGCACAGGCCAGTATGTGCCGGTGTGCTCTGACGGTGGCCTTCAGCTGGATTATCACGTGGCACTTGCCTTGGCGATGGGAGCCGACTTCGTCATGATGGGTCGGTACTTCGCCCGTTTCGACCAAGCACCCGGGGCGAAAGTGCCTACCGCCGAGGGCTATGTCAAAGAATATTGGGGCGAAGGCTCCCACCGGGCCCGCAACTGGCAACGGTACGAACAACCCGGCACCGGGGGGCTGACGTTCGAAGAAGGCGTCGATGGCTTCGTGCCCTACGCCGGCGACCTCAACGACGGTCTCGCACTGACGATCGCCAAGATCAAAGCCACCATGACCTCATGCGGCGCCACCACACTCCGACAATTCCACGACAATGCCCGGCTAACTCTGGTTTCCGATCAAAGCTTCCAGGAAGCGCACGCCAACATCGATATCCGCACCACCCGCACCAATCTCAACTGA
- a CDS encoding excalibur calcium-binding domain-containing protein codes for MPAMTPFSSCAAARAAGAAPLHRGEPGYSPNLDRDGDGVACEAG; via the coding sequence ATGCCCGCGATGACGCCGTTCTCCAGCTGCGCTGCTGCTCGTGCTGCCGGCGCGGCACCGCTACATCGCGGGGAGCCGGGCTACAGTCCCAATCTCGATCGAGATGGCGACGGCGTTGCGTGCGAGGCTGGCTGA
- a CDS encoding type IV secretory system conjugative DNA transfer family protein — MNPSPVTADEMPDHIDLAPGVQLPLEIVTAAVAILANRGAGKSGVAHHLVELMYGAGLPVVVVDVKGDWWGIRSSADGTSPGLPFYIFGGDHGDLPLEPTAGELLADLIVDDRIPAVLDLSHMSKTQARTFATAFAERLYHRNRDPLHVVIEEADVLVPQRASAATARLLGAMEDLAKRGRQRGIGMTICSQRAQETAKSVLDLMETVILLRTTGPRSIKAVQEWISVNADHDDTTARTVISSLPSLPTGHGWIWSPGFLRILERVEFPMFTTFDSHATPKPGQRRIVPNKRAVIDLDKLGAEIAATRQRAQGNDPRRLRAEIQSLRNELAAVNQRADQAAAHAATLSHQLADRDDQLNTLRAQVDELTRDNAHTAAVESLRAAIDLIEASIDTLSTGRPAPPDPPAPRATPAPTPVEPTAPPKPAPAPPRPPSPPSEPTTTRFRAGAHRMITALATMAPLRLTKAQWATVAHMKHTGGTWSTYLGEIRRAGLIHETPAGFTLTQAGWDYIGHRPEPMTAHQLQQHYLDILRAGAARMLQAVIDAHPEGLSKAELADVSGVTASGGTFSTYLGDLRRNGLVEQRGDQIVATDILMYGASAPPRSH, encoded by the coding sequence ATGAACCCCAGCCCCGTGACCGCCGACGAGATGCCAGACCACATCGACCTGGCCCCCGGCGTGCAGCTGCCGCTGGAGATTGTGACCGCGGCTGTAGCAATCCTGGCAAATCGTGGAGCGGGCAAGTCCGGGGTCGCGCACCACCTCGTCGAGCTGATGTACGGCGCAGGCCTGCCCGTGGTGGTCGTCGACGTCAAGGGTGACTGGTGGGGGATTCGCTCCAGCGCCGACGGCACCAGCCCCGGGCTGCCGTTCTATATTTTCGGCGGCGACCACGGCGACCTGCCCCTGGAGCCAACCGCCGGCGAGCTGCTGGCCGATCTCATCGTCGACGACCGCATCCCCGCGGTCCTCGACCTGTCCCACATGAGCAAGACCCAGGCCCGCACCTTCGCCACGGCGTTCGCCGAGCGTCTCTACCACCGCAACCGTGACCCGCTGCACGTCGTGATCGAAGAAGCCGACGTCCTTGTTCCACAACGCGCTTCAGCTGCGACCGCCCGATTGCTCGGGGCGATGGAGGACCTCGCCAAACGCGGTCGTCAGCGCGGCATCGGCATGACGATCTGCTCGCAACGCGCCCAGGAAACCGCGAAATCTGTCTTGGACTTGATGGAGACCGTCATCCTGCTGCGCACGACCGGCCCGCGCTCCATCAAGGCCGTCCAGGAATGGATTTCGGTCAACGCCGACCACGACGACACAACCGCCCGCACAGTCATCTCCTCCCTGCCATCACTGCCCACCGGTCACGGTTGGATCTGGAGCCCGGGGTTCCTGCGAATCCTCGAACGCGTCGAATTTCCGATGTTCACCACTTTCGACTCCCACGCCACCCCCAAGCCCGGCCAGCGACGCATCGTCCCCAACAAGCGCGCAGTGATCGACCTGGACAAGCTCGGCGCCGAGATCGCCGCCACCCGCCAACGCGCTCAGGGCAACGATCCGCGCCGCCTGCGCGCCGAAATCCAGTCCCTGCGCAACGAATTGGCCGCAGTCAACCAGCGCGCAGACCAGGCCGCCGCGCACGCTGCCACCCTCAGCCACCAGTTGGCCGACCGCGACGACCAGCTCAACACTCTGCGCGCCCAGGTCGACGAGCTCACCCGCGACAACGCGCACACCGCCGCCGTTGAATCACTGCGCGCGGCGATCGACCTGATCGAGGCCTCGATCGACACACTGTCCACCGGCCGCCCTGCACCGCCCGACCCACCAGCTCCACGGGCTACGCCCGCCCCAACGCCCGTCGAGCCGACGGCCCCGCCGAAACCAGCGCCAGCACCGCCACGGCCGCCCAGCCCACCGTCAGAGCCCACCACCACGCGGTTCCGCGCGGGCGCCCACCGCATGATCACCGCCCTGGCCACCATGGCCCCACTGCGACTGACCAAAGCTCAGTGGGCAACCGTCGCGCACATGAAGCACACTGGCGGCACCTGGTCGACATACCTCGGCGAGATCCGCCGCGCCGGACTGATCCACGAGACCCCCGCCGGCTTCACCCTGACCCAGGCCGGCTGGGACTACATCGGCCACCGTCCTGAACCGATGACCGCCCACCAGTTGCAGCAGCACTACCTCGACATCTTGCGCGCCGGCGCCGCACGAATGCTCCAGGCCGTCATCGACGCCCACCCCGAAGGCCTCTCGAAAGCTGAGCTCGCCGACGTCTCCGGGGTGACCGCTTCAGGCGGGACGTTCTCCACCTATCTCGGCGATCTTCGCCGCAACGGCCTCGTTGAGCAACGAGGTGACCAGATCGTCGCCACAGACATCCTCATGTACGGCGCCAGTGCCCCACCCAGATCCCACTAA
- a CDS encoding DUF5632 domain-containing protein translates to MSRAEVVRRSIAQATGDSRGRVASEARTLCAALHAATRRWPELLWCVGGRADGMLVVANNIGLGWLPASVRLPRPDSAMLASSHVFAHGDIPAAVRMSWIGQPVRAVQAWAVATGDPLILLAGFEQAIGINDVSRVEVHTVSPDDLPAQESMIGGLERLEVVDPELAGEVEGKTVAALASLLPSAAEQVTADPARASDLWLNVTLSLSPELDTAVRVAAWKAFCEAQLAGAEVAVRAASDAQDARDRYSDYGYWQWNLDQLKVPASA, encoded by the coding sequence ATGTCGCGCGCCGAGGTGGTGCGGCGATCGATCGCGCAGGCCACCGGCGATAGCCGGGGTCGTGTGGCTAGTGAGGCCCGTACGTTGTGCGCGGCGCTGCATGCTGCGACGCGGCGCTGGCCTGAGCTGTTGTGGTGTGTGGGTGGTCGGGCGGATGGAATGTTGGTGGTGGCCAACAATATTGGGCTGGGTTGGCTTCCGGCTTCGGTGCGCTTGCCGCGGCCGGACAGTGCAATGTTGGCTTCATCGCATGTTTTCGCGCACGGGGACATTCCTGCTGCTGTTCGGATGTCGTGGATCGGTCAGCCGGTCCGCGCGGTTCAGGCGTGGGCTGTTGCGACCGGGGACCCCCTGATTCTCCTGGCGGGCTTCGAGCAGGCCATCGGGATCAATGATGTGAGTCGTGTTGAGGTGCATACGGTCTCGCCTGATGACTTGCCTGCTCAAGAGTCGATGATCGGTGGCTTGGAACGGCTGGAGGTCGTTGATCCGGAATTGGCTGGTGAGGTCGAGGGAAAGACTGTGGCGGCCTTGGCTTCGCTGCTGCCGTCGGCGGCTGAGCAGGTGACGGCAGACCCTGCTCGGGCCAGTGACCTCTGGCTGAACGTCACACTGAGTTTGAGTCCGGAGTTGGACACCGCGGTGCGGGTGGCTGCGTGGAAGGCGTTCTGTGAGGCCCAGTTGGCAGGTGCTGAAGTTGCGGTGCGCGCAGCTAGCGATGCGCAGGATGCGCGGGACCGGTACTCCGATTACGGCTACTGGCAGTGGAACCTCGATCAGTTGAAGGTGCCAGCGTCTGCGTGA
- a CDS encoding DUF6283 family protein, with product MPLELSHCVRPCANCPWRTDSPAGEFPAERYETLRATAGSPGREAGLGAPIFACHKSEPGRDRACAGWLAVAGVDHLGIRLAVALGRLPTTVLQPGADWPELFSSYDEMAERNT from the coding sequence GTGCCACTAGAGCTATCGCACTGTGTTCGGCCCTGCGCGAATTGCCCATGGCGCACAGACTCCCCAGCAGGCGAGTTTCCGGCCGAGCGGTATGAGACATTGCGAGCGACAGCCGGATCTCCCGGACGCGAAGCGGGGCTTGGCGCCCCGATCTTCGCCTGCCACAAATCCGAGCCCGGCCGCGACCGCGCGTGCGCAGGTTGGCTTGCCGTCGCCGGCGTCGATCACCTCGGTATCCGACTCGCCGTCGCCCTCGGCCGCCTGCCGACCACCGTTCTTCAGCCCGGTGCAGACTGGCCAGAGCTGTTCAGCTCATACGACGAGATGGCGGAGCGGAACACGTGA
- a CDS encoding TerD family protein: MTANNAAAVDLLAVALDASGQVRSDSDFVFFNNPSAAGITLVDGHTAQIDLQAVPADVERLVVAASTEAQGLRFADVTALAVNVGSQADTIRFIPPALSTETVVQLVALYRRSGRWRLDAIGQGYADGLASFARNFGISVDDEPSPVTPPEAPQPAPSTPAAKPINMTKVAVVLTKDSPTKTATIDLRKSQGDPNWVLTVGLEWDGRGATYDTNGRVKSWGTGDLDVYFFCRNEVTNEYVVISGDRGRQGSLQKWPHVQHYGDSQNPGKGNKPAVEQVQVLPQENGDLLVNIYQSVDNGMGAINTFGRPRCAIRYGRAGRDGLPGPDADEILVYVGNNKNSYWATVAHIDVQDGILTVDGDTRYSARFNERMPGLDTAGKWVREPDGGPVGQSKSKNKGQGLTRYSGHCQPSKR; encoded by the coding sequence GTGACAGCGAACAATGCGGCCGCGGTGGACCTGTTGGCGGTGGCACTCGATGCGAGTGGACAGGTCCGCTCCGACTCGGACTTCGTGTTCTTCAACAATCCCTCGGCCGCCGGTATCACGCTGGTTGACGGCCACACCGCCCAAATCGACCTACAGGCGGTGCCTGCCGACGTCGAGCGACTGGTGGTGGCCGCCAGCACCGAAGCGCAAGGGTTGCGGTTCGCCGATGTCACGGCCCTAGCCGTCAATGTCGGCTCGCAGGCAGACACAATCCGATTCATCCCGCCGGCGTTGAGCACCGAGACCGTGGTGCAGCTGGTCGCCTTGTACCGGCGCTCAGGCCGCTGGCGCCTCGACGCGATCGGCCAGGGCTACGCAGATGGATTGGCTTCGTTTGCACGCAATTTCGGGATCTCCGTCGACGATGAGCCGAGCCCGGTAACCCCACCAGAAGCGCCGCAGCCCGCACCGAGCACCCCGGCGGCCAAGCCGATCAACATGACCAAGGTTGCGGTCGTGCTGACCAAGGATTCCCCGACAAAGACTGCCACCATCGACCTCCGCAAGAGCCAGGGCGATCCCAACTGGGTCCTGACTGTCGGCCTCGAGTGGGACGGCCGAGGCGCCACCTACGACACCAATGGTCGCGTAAAGTCCTGGGGCACGGGCGATTTGGATGTCTATTTCTTCTGCCGCAATGAGGTTACCAACGAATACGTGGTCATCAGCGGGGACCGCGGCCGGCAAGGCAGCCTTCAGAAGTGGCCTCACGTGCAGCACTATGGCGACAGCCAAAACCCCGGCAAGGGAAACAAGCCCGCCGTCGAACAGGTGCAGGTCCTACCCCAGGAGAACGGCGATCTCCTAGTTAATATTTACCAGAGCGTCGATAATGGTATGGGCGCCATCAACACCTTCGGCCGGCCCCGGTGCGCGATCCGCTACGGCCGCGCCGGCCGCGACGGACTGCCCGGGCCCGACGCCGACGAGATCCTGGTCTATGTCGGCAACAACAAGAACTCGTACTGGGCCACAGTGGCCCACATCGACGTCCAAGACGGCATCCTCACCGTCGACGGCGACACTCGCTACAGCGCACGGTTCAACGAACGCATGCCCGGTCTAGACACCGCCGGCAAATGGGTTCGAGAGCCCGACGGCGGACCCGTCGGACAAAGCAAAAGCAAGAACAAAGGCCAAGGCTTGACGCGCTACAGCGGGCACTGCCAGCCGTCGAAACGCTAG